A genomic window from Elaeis guineensis isolate ETL-2024a chromosome 3, EG11, whole genome shotgun sequence includes:
- the LOC105040761 gene encoding uncharacterized protein yields the protein MFPAYGCMDPYPQNFPHHRDPHHIPYPYYYYPDWEAVPSQMRVDSSKPPSLFGPWPYNGSTSHPNPSECQSCCNHIYSPGCYSFRPLYPHIQPPHHCYYSGPYGPYPDTCPPYFMPPPHYSFGRAQYDYDKAKNHSCGCPNHMCGGENTSVKMEEQKTDMELKPKASDFPSLIKLPNYPSYPLAWVPHNYLKEKDTDKNSESQPGIWNGWIPLDINSLKGLMQDGEDKKGSQNEGKKSQFPWPIIWMPGYDKPEQAVKDLEEVNNSPKISEEMPKFKIIPLKFLENGNREEKPELAEDESKSQAQREAVSEKEAKIKIIPVKQMEASNQMKNEEQNERNHEKKSSIVAKQNEENGMKKSFDGKQSSPVKSSKWTPVCLRVDPLPRRKNGNGSSESPGPSGLIEKERIHQDNKEHGSARNETKEKISKKEIRIVDVKDKSSNKVEKEAWSCQDAVPIISIKDAPGEAVTEKASELCEQRVKESWGGAEASDSEGVEGNDSEGGLSDGQEKKIIEESRGMEDTEITKMEVTKERKDLAESDAAVLIQSAYRGFEVRRWQPLEKLRKVARIRQEVEDIKKQIRSFEASSEGQDMKQKVVINETIMNLLLQLDTIQGLHQSVREARKSVARELTCLQEKLDSLSGQTTADRESAKIEESVSSKVSDDQTCLGSSVAVAEPSSEHVCKQLSDKKCTVDFTSSEEIQEIEAEEKRDALITTNNQELEAEPGEAAHLSIKEMVSVANGEHEEAPLRGEEQTVSESVALMETKLLSEEPSLELEESLVPSVSTVKKVLVEVSSAKDEAPKLDLEEHLETQGLSRQEFESVNKGFVECGTGPNTQMNPEVENSLVPSLKGCSLDEADEIKVEEHEAVSNAVEFVEPLSGMDGSNFENEERISEAARKQEEPQMMPLAEESDSKENTTAHATADTKNVEVPSTSHAINAVGFVENMSAVDECNSAKASGTWFSEAVTKEQPPQMLVVEENYFAEKALGDAAADPIDMEATCARTVTWASEESNNARSVIEKNMVMQTLVDTMSENQIVVQVGSSESGTKNGTNFVVANEVIEDKDMSATPEIGKEAAMDKGRTLPLKEIHHRESSQMPIVGAALDEVSTPASKEERIVVAEKDSIPIAGPVSSANLSIEEKQLVEENERLREMLEKLLLAGKVQLGVISDLDGRVKDLEKKLAQKKRVRVRRHRPGKSSSCKVAC from the exons ATGTTTCCTGCCTACGGATGCATGGATCCATACCCTCAGAATTTCCCTCACCACAGAGACCCTCACCACATTCCCTATCCTTATTACTACTATCCAGACTGGGAAGCTGTACCTTCTCAGATGAGAGTAGATTCATCAAAACCTCCCTCACTTTTTGGACCATGGCCATACAATGGCAGCACCAGCCACCCAAATCCAAGTGAATGCCAGAGCTGCTGCAACCATATTTACTCTCCAGGATGTTATAGTTTCAGACCTCTATACCCTCATATTCAGCCACCACATCATTGTTACTACAGTGGACCATATGGACCTTATCCTGATACCTGCCCACCTTATTTCATGCCGCCACCTCATTATTCATTTGGTCGAGCTCAATATGATTATGACAAGGCTAAAAATCACAGCTGCGGGTGTCCAAATCATATGTGCGGGGGTGAGAATACTAGTGTGAAGATGGAAGAACAAAAGACAGATATGGAGCTAAAGCCAAAAGCGAGTGACTTCCCCAGTCTGATTAAACTGCCAAACTACCCTTCATATCCACTAGCATGGGTTCCTCATAATTATTTGAAGGAGAAAGATACTGATAAAAATTCTGAATCACAACCTGGAATTTGGAATGGATGGATCCCTCTGGATATTAACAGCCTCAAGGGTCTGATGCAGGATGGAGAAGACAAAAAGGGCTCACAAAATGAAGGGAAGAAGAGTCAGTTTCCATGGCCTATTATCTGGATGCCTGGTTATGATAAACCAGAGCAGGCTGTAAAAGATTTGGAAGAGGTCAACAACAGTCCAAAAATTTCAGAAGAAATGCCAAAATTTAAGATCATCCCGCTTAAATTTTTGGAGAATGGGAACAGGGAGGAGAAACCAGAACTAGCAGAGGATGAGTCTAAATCTCAAGCACAACGAGAAGCAGTAAGTGAAAAGGAAgccaaaattaaaataattccagTTAAGCAGATGGAAGCAAGCAATCAAATGAAGAATGAGGAGCAAAATGAAAGGAATCATGAAAAGAAGTCCAGCATCGTTGCAAAACAAAATGAAGAAAATGGAATGAAGAAGTCTTTTGATGGCAAACAATCATCACCTGTCAAGTCGTCAAAGTGGACTCCTGTATGTTTAAGAGTTGACCCATTGCCAAGAAGGAAAAATGGAAATGGTTCATCCGAATCTCCTGGCCCGTCTGGTCTTATTGAGAAAGAGAGAATTCATCAGGACAACAAAGAACATGGTTCAGCTCGGAACGAGACCAAGGAGAAAATTTCTAAGAAAGAAATTCGGATTGTTGATGTTAAGGATAAGTCATCAAACAAAGTAGAGAAGGAAGCATGGAGTTGCCAAGATGCAGTGCCAATCATTTCAATTAAAGATGCTCCAGGGGAAGCTGTGACAGAGAAAGCTAGTGAACTTTGTGAGCAAAGGGTTAAAGAAAGTTGGGGTGGTGCTGAAGCTTCAGATAGTGAAGGAGTAGAAGGTAATGACTCTGAGGGTGGGTTATCTGATGGTCAAGAGAAGAAGATTATTGAGGAAAGCAGAGGTATGGAGGATACAGAAATTACAAAAATGGAAGTAACGAAGGAAAGAAAGGATTTAGCAGAATCAGATGCAGCGGTCCTTATTCAGTCTGCATATCGAGGGTTTGAGGTGAGAAGATGGCAACCTTTAGAGAAGCTTCGGAAGGTAGCTCGAATTCGCCAAGAAGTGGAAGATATCAAAAAACAAATTCGAAGCTTTGAAGCCTCTTCAGAGGGACAAGATATGAAGCAGAAGGTGGTTATCAATGAGACTATAATGAATCTGCTTTTGCAGCTGGATACAATTCAG GGCTTGCATCAAAGTGTGAGGGAGGCGAGAAAATCTGTTGCGAGGGAGCTCACTTGTTTGCAAGAGAAGCTAGATTCTCTAAGCGGACAAACTACCGCAGATCGTGAGTCAGCTAAGATTGAAGAAAGTGTTAGCAGCAAAGTTTCTGATGATCAAACTTGTCTTGGAAGCTCAGTTGCTGTGGCTGAACCATCGTCTGAGCATGTTTGTAAACAGTTATCTGATAAGAAGTGTACCGtagatttcacatctagtgaagAAATACAAGAGATTGAGGCAGAGGAAAAAAGAGATGCACTAATAACAACCAATAATCAAGAGCTAGAGGCTGAACCAGGAGAGGCTGCACATTTGTCGATCAAAGAAATGGTTTCTGTGGCGAATGGGGAGCATGAAGAAGCACCTTTGCGGGGGGAGGAACAAACTGTTTCCGAAAGTGTGGCATTGATGGAGACAAAACTGCTCAGTGAAGAGCCTTCCCTTGAATTAGAGGAATCTTTGGTGCCTTCAGTATCTACTGTCAAGAAAGTTTTGGTGGAGGTATCTTCTGCCAAAGATGAAGCCCCCAAGTTGGATTTGGAAGAGCATCTAGAGACACAAGGGCTTAGCCGTCAAGAGTTTGAGTCAGTGAACAAAGGGTTTGTTGAATGTGGAACTGGACCAAATACACAGATGAATCCAGAAGTGGAGAACAGTTTAGTACCATCATTGAAGGGGTGCAGCCTTGATGAAGCCGATGAAATCAAAGTTGAAGAGCATGAAGCTGTTTCTAATGCAGTAGAGTTCGTAGAACCTCTATCAGGAATGGATGGATCTAATTTTGAAAATGAGGAACGTATCAGTGAAGCTGCTAGAAAGCAAGAAGAGCCCCAAATGATGCCATTGGCAGAAGAAAGCGATTCCAAGGAGAATACCACAGCACATGCAACTGCTGACACTAAGAATGTGGAAGTTCCGAGCACATCACATGCGATCAATGCAGTAGGCTTTGTGGAAAATATGTCAGCAGTCGATGAATGTAATTCTGCCAAGGCATCTGGTACTTGGTTCAGTGAAGCTGTAACCAAAGAGCAGCCGCCTCAAATGTTGGTAGTGGAAGAAAATTATTTTGCAGAGAAGGCATTAGGAGATGCAGCTGCTGATCCTATAGACATGGAAGCTACATGTGCAAGAACTGTTACTTGGGCTTCTGAAGAGAGTAATAATGCTAGAAGCGTGATAGAGAAGAACATGGTGATGCAGACGCTGGTTGACACCATGTCAGAGAACCAAATTGTAGTACAGGTTGGATCTTCTGAGTCTGGCACGAAGAACGGAACCAACTTTGTGGTTGCTAATGAGGTCATTGAAGATAAAGACATGTCTGCAACACCTGAAATTGGCAAGGAAGCAGCTATGGATAAGGGTAGAACTTTACCCCTaaaagaaattcatcatagagaGTCCTCTCAGATGCCTATTGTAGGAGCAGCTCTTGATGAAGTGAGCACTCCAGCTTCAAAAGAAGAGAGAATTGTTGTGGCTGAGAAAGATTCCATCCCAATTGCTGGACCAGTTTCAAGTGCCAATTTGAGCATCGAGGAGAAGCAGCTGGTGGAAGAAAATGAGAGACTAAGGGAGATGTTAGAAAAGTTGCTTCTTGCAGGAAAAGTGCAGTTGGGGGTTATTTCTGATCTTGATGGGAGAGTCAAAGACCTGGAGAAGAAGTTGGCACAGAAGAAGAGGGTGAGGGTTAGACGTCACAGACCAGGCAAGTCTTCTTCCTGTAAAGTTGCATGCTGA
- the LOC105040762 gene encoding uncharacterized protein, protein MDNRFGCSGLAVSASSVNSSVSWGRVGSEAEYHADTTLCLNSPGTSGLYFNLKGTKRKWDDIDGTEGPKNASLALSLRCSSSSSDSSKRSSATACAMSSPKETDDESSMDLGLSFHLNLGNENAPSPKKPAFATPKEPKYDLKLSLSIGPSQSVITSISPDAAHHQDILDSSVMVGSMPTFDEGSTSSRGKYGNNLLPHPYASEKTAGFVSNQMIPWISGSVPAHDLSSNWGQMLKKPVASSSGITHPQQHSSSMRNCQFQGCGKGARGASGLCIAHGGGRRCQRPGCHKGAEGKTIYCKAHGGGRRCQYLGCTKSAEGRTDYCIAHGGGRRCSHGGCTRAARGKSGLCIRHGGGKRCQRENCTKSAEGQSGLCISHGGGRRCQYPQCTKGAQGSTMFCKAHGGGKRCTFPGCTKGAEGSTPFCKGHGGGKRCAFLGGCSKSVHGGTLFCVAHGGGKRCAAPECTKSARGRTNFCVRHGGGKRCKFEGCGKSAQGSTDFCKAHGGGKRCSWGQAGSVFGAGCPPCDRFARGKIGLCAAHTAQVEDHRVHGGHVLGAVTALCSSPIKSEKMKRVVVDQDMFTNMETSTQSQLTWSGLDQKSAMHPVNPLHSGVVPLSEGRVHGGSLMAMLASNAGLGSHSGSQAENVGSEQNVPHTFVPNWL, encoded by the coding sequence ATGGATAACAGATTTGGGTGCTCTGGATTGGCTGTCAGTGCCTCATCGGTAAATTCTTCTGTGTCTTGGGGCAGAGTTGGATCAGAGGCCGAATATCATGCAGACACTACGTTGTGCCTTAATTCTCCTGGCACCTCCGGTCTGTATTTTAACTTGAAAGGAACAAAGAGGAAGTGGGATGATATTGATGGAACTGAAGGTCCGAAAAATGCTTCATTGGCGCTAAGTTTAAGGTGTTCATCAAGTTCCTCAGACAGTAGCAAGAGGAGCTCAGCAACTGCTTGTGCAATGTCTTCACCCAAGGAAACTGATGATGAATCTTCCATGGATCTGGGCCTAAGTTTTCATCTTAATCTTGGCAATGAAAATGCACCAAGCCCGAAGAAACCTGCTTTTGCTACTCCAAAGGAGCCTAAGTATGACCTTAAATTAAGTCTTTCAATTGGGCCATCTCAATCGGTTATTACGAGCATCAGTCCAGATGCAGCTCATCATCAGGATATCTTGGACTCATCAGTAATGGTTGGTTCCATGCCAACTTTTGACGAAGGATCAACATCGTCTCGAGGGAAATATGGGAATAACTTATTACCGCACCCATATGCCTCTGAGAAAACTGCTGGATTTGTTTCTAACCAAATGATTCCTTGGATATCTGGTTCGGTTCCAGCACATGATCTCTCATCTAACTGGGGACAGATGCTGAAAAAGCCTGTTGCCTCTAGTTCTGGGATCACTCATCCACAGCAGCACAGCAGCAGTATGAGAAACTGTCAGTTCCAGGGATGTGGAAAAGGAGCCAGAGGGGCTTCTGGGCTATGCATAGCCCATGGTGGGGGGCGCAGGTGCCAGAGACCTGGTTGTCACAAGGGAGCCGAGGGCAAGACGATCTACTGCAAAGCCCATGGAGGTGGCCGCCGATGCCAATACCTTGGCTGCACAAAGAGTGCTGAAGGCCGAACTGATTACTGCATTGCTCATGGCGGTGGTCGTCGTTGCAGCCATGGAGGCTGTACTCGAGCTGCAAGGGGGAAATCTGGTCTATGCATCAGGCATGGTGGTGGCAAGAGGTGCCAGAGGGAGAATTGCACCAAGAGTGCAGAAGGTCAATCCGGTCTATGCATCTCCCATGGGGGTGGCCGTCGCTGCCAATATCCACAATGCACTAAGGGTGCACAGGGCAGCACAATGTTCTGCAAGGCACATGGTGGAGGTAAGAGGTGCACATTTCCAGGCTGCACGAAGGGAGCTGAAGGAAGCACTCCCTTCTGTAAGGGGCATGGTGGAGGGAAGCGCTGTGCATTCCTAGGCGGTTGTTCCAAGAGTGTGCATGGTGGGACTCTGTTCTGCGTTGCCCATGGTGGGGGGAAGAGGTGTGCTGCACCGGAGTGCACTAAGAGTGCCAGAGGGCGGACTAATTTCTGTGTTCGTCATGGTGGGGGGAAGCGATGCAAGTTTGAGGGTTGTGGGAAGAGTGCTCAGGGAAGCACCGATTTCTGCAAGGCGCATGGGGGAGGTAAGCGCTGCTCTTGGGGCCAGGCAGGGTCAGTTTTTGGTGCTGGTTGCCCCCCATGCGATCGCTTTGCCAGGGGTAAAATTGGGCTCTGTGCTGCACACACCGCCCAGGTGGAAGACCATCGCGTTCATGGTGGCCATGTATTGGGAGCTGTCACTGCCCTGTGCTCATCACCCATCAAATCCGAGAAGATGAAACGGGTTGTTGTTGATCAAGACATGTTCACCAATATGGAAACCAGCACGCAAAGTCAATTGACTTGGAGTGGGCTTGATCAGAAGTCGGCGATGCATCCTGTGAATCCTCTCCATTCTGGAGTAGTTCCTCTTTCAGAAGGTAGGGTGCATGGTGGGAGTCTAATGGCAATGCTAGCTAGTAATGCAGGACTTGGGAGCCACTCTGGAAGCCAGGCGGAGAATGTTGGCTCTGAGCAGAATGTACCACATACTTTTGTTCCCAATTGGTTGTAA